From Psychrobacillus sp. FSL K6-2836, a single genomic window includes:
- a CDS encoding SepM family pheromone-processing serine protease, whose product MKKRNPIILLFIVVIVLALGFYPMESYISKPGGAYELDPFVEVDGGDQDDEGTLSLLTIALAKATPLTYAYAKITDSQKIYKANEIRQEDEDEKEYNVRQLKLMSNSQFNAISVAFNRAKMPYTISNNGIFIFNVVDGSAADGILDAGDKILQMDDIDDLTEESIRAYLADKVEGDVIRLKVERDGEQMDKEVSLKTIPGVLEKPGIGISYTADKKVETTPEVHINSEDIGGPSAGLMFTLEILNQLLPEDITKGYQIAGTGEMGPDGTVGRIGGIDLKVIAADNKDMEIMFAPDDDIDPTVLANNPGLTSNYEEALKSARKIGTKMKIVPVKTIDDALAYLDQLEPK is encoded by the coding sequence ATGAAGAAGAGAAATCCTATAATCCTTCTTTTCATAGTAGTGATAGTTTTAGCATTAGGTTTCTATCCAATGGAATCTTATATTTCGAAACCAGGTGGTGCTTACGAGCTGGATCCTTTTGTAGAAGTCGATGGTGGGGATCAGGATGACGAAGGTACATTGAGTCTCCTAACGATTGCCCTAGCAAAAGCTACGCCGCTTACATATGCTTATGCCAAAATTACGGATAGTCAAAAAATTTACAAAGCAAATGAAATTCGTCAGGAAGATGAAGATGAAAAGGAATATAATGTTCGTCAATTAAAGCTTATGTCTAATTCTCAATTTAATGCTATTTCAGTTGCATTTAACCGAGCGAAAATGCCTTACACTATATCAAATAACGGAATTTTTATTTTTAATGTGGTGGATGGAAGTGCAGCTGATGGGATATTAGATGCTGGAGATAAAATTTTACAAATGGATGATATTGATGATTTAACTGAAGAGTCTATTAGAGCCTATCTAGCTGACAAAGTAGAAGGGGATGTTATTCGCTTAAAGGTTGAGCGTGATGGGGAACAGATGGATAAAGAAGTTTCCCTTAAAACAATCCCTGGAGTGCTTGAAAAGCCAGGAATCGGTATTAGCTATACTGCGGATAAAAAAGTTGAAACGACTCCAGAAGTGCATATAAACTCCGAAGATATTGGCGGACCGTCTGCGGGTCTTATGTTCACTTTAGAAATTTTGAATCAGTTATTACCAGAAGATATAACCAAGGGCTATCAAATAGCAGGAACTGGTGAAATGGGACCAGATGGAACAGTTGGTAGAATTGGTGGGATAGATTTAAAAGTAATAGCTGCGGACAATAAAGACATGGAAATAATGTTTGCTCCTGACGATGATATTGATCCTACTGTTTTGGCCAATAATCCTGGACTAACATCTAATTATGAAGAAGCCTTAAAATCTGCAAGAAAAATAGGTACGAAGATGAAAATCGTACCTGTGAAAACGATTGATGATGCTCTTGCTTATTTAGATCAATTAGAGCCCAAATAG
- the coaD gene encoding pantetheine-phosphate adenylyltransferase, with amino-acid sequence MGKIAVVPGSFDPITNGHLDIINRGASIFGEVFVVVLNNSSKNPLFSVEERMQLIIDATSHLPNVKVQTFSGLLIDYVESVNASVIIRGLRAVSDFEYEMQITSMNRVLNDKIETFFIMTKNQYSFLSSSIVKEVARYGGKIEELVPSHVERALKEKYNTY; translated from the coding sequence TTGGGAAAAATAGCTGTAGTTCCAGGTTCTTTTGATCCAATAACTAATGGTCATCTAGATATTATTAATCGAGGGGCATCCATTTTTGGAGAGGTTTTTGTCGTTGTTTTGAATAACTCTTCCAAAAATCCCCTTTTCTCCGTTGAGGAAAGAATGCAATTAATCATAGATGCTACTTCACATTTACCGAATGTCAAGGTTCAAACATTTTCCGGCTTATTGATAGATTATGTTGAAAGTGTAAATGCCAGTGTTATTATTCGTGGTTTACGTGCTGTCTCTGACTTTGAGTATGAAATGCAAATCACCTCTATGAATCGTGTACTAAATGATAAAATAGAAACATTTTTTATCATGACCAAAAATCAATACTCTTTCCTAAGTTCGAGTATCGTGAAAGAAGTAGCTAGGTATGGTGGTAAAATAGAAGAACTTGTACCGTCTCATGTGGAAAGAGCATTAAAAGAAAAATATAATACATACTGA
- the rsmD gene encoding 16S rRNA (guanine(966)-N(2))-methyltransferase RsmD, producing MRVISGSRKGLPLKAVPGMNTRPTTDKVKESIFNMIGPYFDGGIAVDLFAGSGNLGIESLSRGIDTCIFIEKDPKAIQTIKDNLTKCRLEESGEIFKADAIRAVKAIEKRELKIDLLFVDPPYNKLMYYDLVQSLVDKGCMSDTAIIVCEHEKNVTLEKTYGDFELVKKEIYGGTVISIYRCLKEEGN from the coding sequence ATGAGAGTTATATCAGGTTCGAGAAAAGGACTGCCATTAAAAGCAGTCCCTGGGATGAATACAAGACCTACAACAGATAAAGTAAAAGAGTCCATATTTAATATGATTGGTCCTTACTTTGATGGTGGTATTGCCGTTGACCTATTTGCAGGCAGTGGAAATTTGGGGATCGAATCCTTGAGTAGAGGTATTGATACATGTATCTTTATCGAAAAAGATCCAAAAGCTATACAAACCATTAAAGATAATTTGACTAAATGTCGTTTAGAAGAATCAGGTGAAATTTTTAAAGCTGATGCGATAAGAGCAGTGAAAGCTATTGAGAAAAGAGAGCTTAAAATTGATCTATTATTTGTAGATCCTCCATATAACAAATTAATGTATTATGATTTAGTACAATCATTAGTTGATAAAGGATGTATGAGTGATACTGCGATTATTGTTTGTGAGCACGAGAAAAATGTCACACTTGAAAAAACCTATGGTGACTTTGAATTAGTGAAAAAAGAGATATATGGCGGTACGGTTATCTCTATTTATCGTTGCCTTAAAGAAGAGGGGAATTAA
- a CDS encoding DUF7147 family protein, with product MIQRFIELGEGYGDIYELCELARVNRERIHQAFIFSSTKDNITYFSIAIALKPVNTANFFPIYICREGIVETGHESKRLTIFKEALDELAIQPIKVDIKHSSVYVDVNLYYQYIIGILRLNHLIPPLQ from the coding sequence TTGATCCAACGTTTTATAGAACTAGGCGAAGGTTATGGAGATATTTACGAACTTTGTGAACTTGCAAGGGTAAACAGAGAACGTATACACCAAGCATTTATTTTTTCTTCAACTAAAGACAATATAACCTATTTTTCCATCGCAATCGCACTTAAACCAGTAAATACTGCAAATTTTTTTCCCATATATATATGCCGAGAGGGTATAGTCGAAACTGGGCATGAATCAAAAAGACTCACAATATTTAAAGAAGCATTAGACGAGTTAGCAATCCAACCCATTAAAGTCGACATAAAACATTCTTCCGTCTATGTGGATGTAAATTTATATTATCAGTATATAATTGGTATATTACGTTTAAACCATTTAATACCACCGTTACAATAG
- a CDS encoding YlbG family protein: MTERQGLIVYVHHLKQAKSLRKFGHVHYISKRQKYVVLYCDQDQIDAAKQKMNKLPYVKEILESYRPFLKTEFENSKPDKAKEYDYKIGL, encoded by the coding sequence ATGACAGAAAGACAAGGACTAATTGTCTATGTGCATCATTTAAAACAAGCTAAATCTTTGAGGAAGTTTGGTCACGTTCATTATATTTCTAAAAGACAAAAATATGTCGTATTATATTGTGATCAAGATCAAATCGACGCTGCCAAGCAAAAGATGAACAAATTGCCTTATGTCAAGGAAATTTTAGAGTCCTATAGACCATTTTTGAAAACTGAATTTGAAAATAGTAAGCCAGATAAAGCAAAAGAATACGATTATAAAATTGGACTATAA
- a CDS encoding glycerophosphodiester phosphodiesterase has translation MGKKSNVAFAFAAAAGAAWASTKALSKPQSRPTKKALEYEQPIILAHRGGSALAPECSPSAFEQAAKLGVHGFEIDIRLTKDEEIIVFHDEELNRVTNFTGKVSDYTLSELKEADLGHHFLDIDGAPTYKNCGEKIITLGELLNSYPQMLINMDMKDAPQTYEGSLMPSKLWRLLEEHQAFDRVVVASFYDDQIDRFNLYAQNSVALGASEKEVRKAYAAYTSQFKHLYHPKADVFQIPVRSNVFPLDNPGFIKFLNSLNIPVHYWTINDPEVMKKLISNGAKGIITDRPDLAMEVLKLD, from the coding sequence ATGGGTAAAAAATCAAATGTTGCTTTCGCATTTGCAGCCGCAGCAGGTGCGGCATGGGCTAGTACTAAAGCACTTTCCAAACCGCAAAGTCGACCGACTAAAAAAGCATTGGAATACGAACAGCCTATTATATTGGCTCATCGCGGAGGATCAGCACTTGCTCCAGAATGTTCTCCTTCTGCGTTCGAACAGGCTGCCAAACTTGGAGTACATGGTTTTGAAATCGATATAAGACTAACAAAAGATGAAGAGATAATAGTATTTCATGATGAAGAACTAAACAGAGTTACTAACTTTACTGGTAAGGTATCCGATTATACATTATCGGAATTAAAAGAAGCAGACCTTGGACATCATTTTTTGGATATAGATGGAGCTCCAACTTATAAAAACTGTGGTGAAAAGATTATTACTTTAGGGGAATTACTAAATTCATATCCACAGATGCTCATCAACATGGATATGAAGGATGCACCTCAAACTTATGAAGGTAGTTTAATGCCTTCCAAACTTTGGAGACTTTTAGAGGAGCATCAAGCGTTTGATCGTGTAGTGGTTGCTAGTTTTTATGATGATCAAATCGATCGTTTTAACTTATATGCACAAAACTCTGTTGCATTAGGTGCAAGTGAAAAGGAAGTTAGAAAAGCGTATGCAGCATATACAAGTCAATTTAAACATCTATATCATCCAAAGGCAGATGTTTTTCAGATTCCTGTAAGATCAAATGTATTCCCACTTGATAATCCAGGTTTTATAAAATTTTTAAATTCATTAAATATTCCTGTTCACTATTGGACAATTAATGATCCAGAAGTGATGAAAAAACTTATCAGCAATGGCGCTAAAGGAATAATTACCGACAGACCCGACTTAGCAATGGAAGTTTTGAAATTAGATTAG
- a CDS encoding YlbF family regulator, whose protein sequence is MIMTNEWVDIMDQSDILCTMILSSEQFYQYLDAHRAVYTDTTLVGEVNSFTRLKDQYEEVQRFGKYHPDYSKVMKDIRVTKRKLDMVDAVAHLKVAENDLQDLLDEVSLLIGKSVSEGVKVPVSNPFFASAGSSCGSGCGTGGSCSCSA, encoded by the coding sequence ATGATTATGACAAACGAATGGGTCGATATAATGGATCAATCGGATATATTATGTACTATGATTCTTTCCTCTGAACAATTTTACCAATACTTAGATGCACATCGTGCTGTATATACAGATACAACTTTAGTAGGTGAGGTTAATAGCTTCACTAGGCTAAAGGATCAATACGAAGAAGTTCAACGTTTCGGGAAATACCATCCTGATTATTCGAAGGTTATGAAAGACATCCGAGTAACTAAACGAAAATTGGATATGGTAGATGCAGTGGCGCACTTAAAGGTTGCTGAGAACGACTTGCAGGACTTACTAGACGAAGTGAGTTTGTTAATTGGTAAATCTGTTTCAGAAGGTGTTAAAGTTCCAGTTAGTAACCCATTTTTTGCTTCTGCTGGTTCTAGCTGTGGAAGTGGATGCGGTACCGGTGGTTCTTGTTCATGTTCTGCCTAA
- a CDS encoding PaaI family thioesterase, producing MNKLQNLFEKVAEQSSEQELDLINDFLNAIQQKQQNQSPTYLNAVFQMDTQYEQDQCIVTMPITPISYNSFNMPHGGIIATLSDNAMGFLINKDLHPEGKGAVTTNMTIHYVKSSTEKTLIATAKYLHKGRQTIVMECTVTQPDGRKIAYATGSFFVINPLSSSK from the coding sequence ATGAACAAACTACAAAATTTATTTGAAAAAGTAGCAGAACAGTCATCTGAACAAGAACTAGACTTAATAAATGATTTTCTAAATGCGATTCAACAAAAGCAACAAAACCAGTCACCTACATACTTAAATGCCGTATTTCAAATGGATACTCAGTATGAGCAAGATCAATGTATCGTCACAATGCCAATAACTCCAATCTCATATAATAGTTTTAATATGCCTCATGGCGGTATTATCGCTACACTTTCTGATAATGCAATGGGATTTTTAATTAACAAGGATTTACACCCGGAAGGAAAGGGTGCAGTTACAACGAATATGACAATTCACTATGTTAAATCTTCAACGGAAAAAACGTTGATTGCAACTGCTAAATATTTACATAAAGGTCGTCAAACAATAGTAATGGAATGCACAGTAACACAACCTGACGGAAGAAAAATAGCTTATGCTACGGGATCATTCTTTGTGATTAATCCCCTCTCTTCTTCAAAATAA
- a CDS encoding UDP-N-acetylmuramoyl-L-alanyl-D-glutamate--2,6-diaminopimelate ligase translates to MSRIVNFSKQIKEGDIFISEKNNRSIIDEAIHLGAIAVISEVFIADCSVPQVIIPSEMERLKERIGKKTYELYGKKVKTVAITGTNGKTTVAFFIGQLLMQQRKSVCVIGTLGVFINGKQLEQNFRNNTTLPFYDFIQIVHYCYEHSIEFIILEASSQGLLDNRLGNYPIDIGVFLNIGKDHLEFHGGMVPYKKSKELLVPLCTKIVVNADDEWCRTVAENSFLPIISFGLDARNTVVFQQKNDKEDEIMYKFKVKNEEIEVQMRNSGFYNGMNLAAALASLWALNIPLQNIKPLTLPTGRFQHVDNNKGIKVLIDYAHTPDALEACLSTIKSFAKNNIYVVFGCGGNRDKKKRNEMGKVATAFATQAIITSDNPRNENPSDIIKEIIRGLDNKKFRIEPDRKQAITYALQMAEAGDIVLIAGKGHEQEQILHDSVVPFSDRDVVNAYFEEERGLITKNDPVA, encoded by the coding sequence ATGAGCAGAATCGTAAATTTTTCAAAACAGATTAAAGAAGGGGATATATTTATCTCCGAGAAAAATAATCGTTCCATTATAGATGAAGCTATTCATCTAGGGGCAATTGCGGTAATATCAGAAGTTTTTATAGCTGATTGTAGCGTTCCCCAAGTTATTATTCCTTCCGAAATGGAACGATTAAAGGAGAGGATTGGTAAAAAAACCTATGAATTATATGGAAAAAAAGTGAAAACAGTTGCGATAACTGGTACAAATGGCAAAACAACAGTTGCTTTTTTCATAGGTCAATTACTTATGCAACAAAGGAAGTCGGTTTGTGTAATAGGGACATTAGGCGTGTTTATCAACGGAAAGCAATTGGAACAAAATTTCCGCAATAATACGACATTACCATTCTATGATTTTATACAAATAGTACATTATTGTTATGAGCATTCTATTGAGTTCATCATTTTGGAGGCATCTTCGCAAGGATTATTGGACAATCGCTTGGGTAACTATCCGATAGATATTGGAGTGTTTTTGAATATTGGAAAAGATCATCTTGAGTTTCATGGTGGGATGGTCCCATACAAAAAATCAAAGGAATTACTAGTTCCACTATGTACCAAAATAGTAGTAAATGCGGATGATGAATGGTGTAGAACAGTGGCTGAAAATTCTTTTTTACCTATTATAAGCTTCGGTTTGGATGCTCGTAATACGGTTGTGTTTCAACAGAAAAACGACAAAGAAGATGAAATAATGTATAAATTTAAAGTAAAGAATGAAGAAATAGAAGTGCAAATGAGGAACAGTGGATTTTATAATGGGATGAATCTTGCTGCTGCACTTGCTTCTTTATGGGCCTTGAATATCCCACTTCAAAACATAAAACCTCTTACCCTTCCAACTGGAAGATTTCAACATGTGGATAATAATAAAGGGATTAAGGTGCTAATCGACTACGCACATACGCCAGATGCTCTGGAAGCCTGCCTTTCAACTATTAAATCCTTTGCAAAAAATAATATATACGTTGTATTTGGTTGTGGAGGAAATAGAGATAAGAAAAAACGAAACGAGATGGGAAAGGTAGCTACAGCTTTTGCAACACAAGCTATAATCACCTCCGATAATCCACGAAATGAGAACCCATCAGATATTATTAAAGAGATTATAAGAGGACTGGATAACAAGAAGTTTCGAATAGAACCCGATCGTAAACAGGCCATTACGTATGCACTACAAATGGCAGAAGCGGGGGATATTGTATTAATAGCAGGAAAGGGACATGAGCAAGAGCAAATTTTACATGACTCTGTAGTCCCTTTTTCTGATCGTGATGTAGTCAATGCTTATTTTGAAGAAGAGAGGGGATTAATCACAAAGAATGATCCCGTAGCATAA
- a CDS encoding amino acid kinase family protein: MIVQKFGGIAMQNHQNRQLVMKRIQQAIKTHQKVLVVVSAMGRRGKPYATDTLLDLLPFTDNSTETDLLSACGELISSSVLTTELKNEGVSTTLLYGKNAGIITNDTYGNALIKKVDPSAIYQAFENFQCVIVPGFQGVSESTHNFTTLGRGGSDLTAVVYGYYLNAEVVEFYKDVPGIMTSDPFTNKHVKLIPFMTYEELQEKIEEPVEVIQKRAATFAALHQVPLHIRSLYHESEGTYVSN, encoded by the coding sequence ATGATTGTTCAGAAATTTGGCGGAATCGCCATGCAAAATCATCAGAACAGGCAACTAGTAATGAAACGAATTCAGCAAGCTATTAAAACCCATCAAAAAGTGCTTGTCGTTGTTTCCGCAATGGGAAGAAGGGGTAAACCCTATGCAACTGATACGTTATTAGATTTACTTCCTTTCACCGACAATAGCACTGAAACCGATTTGCTCTCTGCATGTGGAGAGTTAATCTCAAGTTCTGTATTAACAACAGAACTAAAGAATGAAGGAGTATCTACTACTCTTCTTTATGGCAAAAACGCCGGCATTATTACAAATGATACGTATGGAAATGCCCTTATTAAAAAAGTAGATCCTAGTGCTATATACCAAGCATTTGAAAATTTCCAATGCGTCATCGTTCCAGGTTTTCAAGGTGTCTCAGAAAGTACACACAATTTTACTACATTAGGGAGAGGTGGCAGTGATTTAACCGCCGTAGTCTATGGCTATTATTTAAATGCTGAAGTAGTTGAGTTTTACAAAGATGTACCTGGTATCATGACTTCTGATCCTTTTACTAACAAGCATGTAAAGCTCATTCCTTTTATGACTTATGAAGAACTCCAAGAAAAGATTGAGGAGCCTGTCGAAGTCATACAAAAAAGAGCAGCCACATTTGCTGCTCTTCATCAAGTCCCTTTGCATATTCGCTCTTTGTATCATGAAAGTGAGGGCACCTATGTGTCCAACTAA
- a CDS encoding CAP domain-containing protein, producing MMNNIIRIVIAIAIVLVILIYFDNPVHENELITGSNNTGQVIPDTSSEVVEVETVFTRPKVGISTLVGGSTQEVIGLLGKPSRIEPSAFGYEWWVYNQSLTTYLLVGVVGDKVTQVFAAGANVEVTPYKIGQDVDEIYRFTIVQSEITFSIDSNTYTFSLTDEDIDNRILVQFDNLFAMLYIDSESRQLEAVRFTDPKTILLHKPYDILYNGIMVEPKTPDSLFQSAIDRANERQIFELTNVYRYRNNLRLLMSDNELQNIAMDNSEEMAKNNIVVNEKFEVSKFSDQLKESSIEFSSAAGNTAAFYFDAGEAVNGWLNSKDHREILLGKDYTHTGIGVYGSYYTQNFIDRKAINTPKDIPQ from the coding sequence ATGATGAATAATATAATCCGAATTGTTATTGCTATAGCTATAGTACTAGTGATTTTAATATATTTTGATAATCCTGTACATGAAAATGAACTTATTACTGGTTCAAATAATACAGGACAGGTAATTCCAGATACTTCTTCAGAAGTTGTGGAAGTTGAGACGGTATTTACACGCCCTAAGGTAGGAATCTCAACATTAGTAGGAGGTTCGACCCAAGAAGTTATTGGGTTGTTAGGGAAGCCCTCTCGGATCGAACCATCGGCATTTGGATATGAGTGGTGGGTCTACAATCAATCTCTCACGACTTATTTGCTAGTTGGAGTAGTAGGAGATAAAGTTACACAGGTCTTTGCTGCAGGAGCAAACGTAGAGGTCACTCCTTATAAAATTGGACAGGACGTAGATGAAATTTATCGATTTACGATAGTGCAATCTGAAATTACATTTTCTATAGATTCAAATACTTATACCTTTTCTCTTACGGATGAAGATATAGACAATAGAATATTAGTTCAGTTTGATAATTTATTTGCAATGTTATATATAGATTCAGAAAGTCGACAGCTGGAGGCAGTTAGGTTTACAGATCCTAAGACTATTTTATTGCATAAACCTTATGACATTTTATATAACGGTATTATGGTAGAACCTAAGACACCAGATTCTCTTTTTCAGTCTGCAATAGACCGTGCCAACGAGAGACAGATATTTGAACTCACGAATGTATATCGTTATCGTAACAACCTTCGTTTACTTATGTCTGATAATGAATTGCAAAATATCGCGATGGATAATAGTGAAGAAATGGCCAAAAATAATATTGTTGTCAATGAAAAATTTGAAGTTTCAAAGTTTAGTGATCAATTAAAAGAGTCCTCAATTGAATTTTCAAGTGCAGCTGGAAATACAGCCGCTTTTTATTTCGATGCTGGGGAAGCTGTAAATGGTTGGTTGAATTCTAAAGATCATCGAGAGATCTTATTAGGTAAAGATTATACACATACTGGTATTGGAGTATATGGTAGCTATTATACGCAAAATTTTATCGATCGAAAAGCTATAAATACTCCCAAAGATATTCCACAATAA